One window from the genome of Xiphophorus hellerii strain 12219 chromosome 16, Xiphophorus_hellerii-4.1, whole genome shotgun sequence encodes:
- the LOC116735118 gene encoding LOW QUALITY PROTEIN: interferon-induced very large GTPase 1-like (The sequence of the model RefSeq protein was modified relative to this genomic sequence to represent the inferred CDS: inserted 1 base in 1 codon): protein MTIHFEDDKDKEMLVQWRGRFETKIKEFHEELVRGVKRKLDEVIQQNNARKMLDKKKTEFENNLFQKSKELAHQLKCIDDEEELKAQFSTVWSQWVKELTSDTKSIENINLEEDQLLVLRDLGVEHNLIDEXKRSKRYKNLSEIGDYSDHIIRKRIIHNVTRFLRLNIQSHEEQELIRSFIKKVEKKCLEIIKSKPVATRGYRSTYLQELAKNVKQRVTEFESGKKFTFKKEFTVDLSLYVFDRAEGWLLNSHKIYRDNNDALTYLDNKKNEYYNIFRSFCKGSSSAVVFGEIMCKKLKVSAVEAVCNKTGVHIAGEMMCSFPAFSENRLNLEKHVLASLAEKEDFSRFTSYIRNPRAQVEAFIKEEVKKYMFTTQKVKVQTILKKNIEDITRVISQALFEATEKFKHGKGNIEMWVEEFSSKLKPNLTLDTISCQNFSDINNFEFLKEEIEKGLKSITTEMSKLSLEKVNDCRQKPDQILIDQLCNCCWERCPFCAAVCTNTLKDHSPEKHSVPFHRPSGVEGWHVRGTVDFIDFCTTLVTCNLRFHPKPDSEWTVPYKRYPTAGGKYRSWSITADASMLAYWKWFICRFQKQLELYYKMKFQGSGEIPHYWKSFSKEDAIESLNEMCRL, encoded by the exons atgacaatTCACTTTGAAgatgacaaagacaaagagatgTTGGTTCAATGGCGGGGTCGATTTGAGACCAAAATCAAAGAGTTTCATGAGGAACTTGTGAGAggagtgaaaagaaaactggatGAAGTGATCCAGCAAAATAATGCTAGAAAAATGCTTGACAAGAAGAAGACAGAGTTTGAAAACAATCTGTTCCAGAAGAGCAAAGAGCTTGCTCACCAGTTAAAATGCAttgatgatgaagaggaactAAAAGCACAGTTCAGCACTGTTTGGAGTCAGTGGGTTAAGGAATTAACCTCAGATACAAAATCCATTGAGAACATAAACTTGGAGGAAGATCAACTACTTGTCCTTAGAGATCTTGGTGTTGAACATAATCTCATTGATG TAAAAAGAAGTAAGAGATACAAAAATCTGTCAGAAATAGGTGATTATTCTGATCACATAATAAGAAAGAGGATCATACATAATGTCACAAGATTTTTAAGACTCAATATTCAATCACATGAAGAACAGGAACTGATCagatcatttattaaaaaagttgaaaaaaaatgtcttgagaTCATTAAGAGCAAACCTGTTGCAACAAGAGGTTACAGGTCAACCTACTTGCAGGAACTtgccaaaaatgtcaaacaaagaGTGACAGAGTTTGAATCAGGGAAGAAATTTACATTCAAGAAGGAGTTTACAGTTGACCTTTCACTGTATGTGTTTGATAGGGCAGAAGGTTGGCTCTTAAACTCCCACAAGATCTACAGAGACAACAATGATGCTCTGACTTATTTGGACAACAAGAAAAATGAGTATTACAACATTTTCAGAAGCTTCTGCAAAGGAAGTTCATCTGCTGTGGTGTTTGGAGAAATTATGTGTAAAAAACTCAAAGTCTCTGCTGTTGAAGCCGTCTGTAACAAGACTGGAGTTCATATTGCTGGAGAGATGATGTGCAGTTTCCCAGCATTCAGTGAGAACAGACTGAATTTAGAGAAACATGTGTTAGCATCTCTGGCAGAGAAAGAAGACTTTAGCAGGTTCACCAGCTACATCAGAAATCCAAGAGCTCAAGTAGAGGCTTTCATCAAAGAAGAAGTAAAGAAATACATGTTCACGACACAGaaagttaaagtccagactATTCTCAAGAAAAATATAGAAGATATCACCAGAGTCATCAGTCAGGCTTTGTTTGAAGCAACAGAGAAATTCAAACACGGAAAAGGAAACATAGAAATGTGGGTGGAGGAATTTTCTAGTAAACTGAAACCAAATTTGACACTTGATACCATTAGTTGTCAAAACTTCAGTGACATAAACAATTTTGAATTTCTTAAAGAAGAAATAGAGAAAGGCCTGAAAAGCATCACAACAGAGATGAGCAAACTCTCCCTGGAAAAAGTGAATGACTGCAGGCAGAAGCCTGATCAGATCCTGATTGATCAGCTGTGTAACTGCTGCTGGGAAAGGTGTCCATTCTGTGCTGCTGTTTGCACAAACACTTTGAAGGACCACAGTCCTGAGAAACACAGCGTTCCTTTTCATCGACCCTCTGGAGTCGAAGGTTGGCATGTAAGAGGAACAGTTGATTTCATTGATTTCTGTACCACCTTAGTTACATGTAATTTGAGATTTCACCCAAAACCTGACTCAGAGTGGACAGTTCCGTATAAGCGTTATCCAACTGCTGGAGGAAAATATCGTTCATGGAGCATTACAGCTGATGCCTCTATGCTGGCCTACTGGAAATGGTTCATCTGCCGCTTTCAAAAGCAACTGGaattgtactataaaatgaaATTTCAGGGTAGTGGAGAAATTCCTCACTATTGGAAATCCTTCAGTAAGGAGGACGCCATTGAAAGTCTGAATGAAATGTGTCGTTTGTGA
- the LOC116735466 gene encoding interferon-induced very large GTPase 1-like, protein MLSSEDFAQIGPPIKKTNEIFERDLVCAFLQRLMMLDYRARYITVQQESSDVNNSQPVQVSDSAVTDDDDLDALFTTNVDTDQSKENHVHPMDVQMAVFHCSDSFLKQKMITKLSQCQYALPLLVPDPFSANLECPLWTFRQITKTWKISTNKENATTVTMKSMPIYKAETPMVSFFRLGSMSLSKSQLMNALVNDRHDTFFHRNCKGSTKSRHLMDGVAEIAWYCPAGKDNDFFTDCIAFCNLHGDSLEIGKQREILTEMSSVIVVLVPTLEKCQESTAVISMLYKSSKPLIILNADNDCNAVRVKPQKYKLGLKERSQSDVSEELKKIIKSLLSEPHTSFRLETMAKVSGIIVDEDQKICQNGKSAAMEIVELIEKMDVAKIKDKFLPCQGQLWSNWCKINKELHHLKGDIEKEKGQKSHQLMELREKQCDVSDSKLMRLFTQRLQSLPPKEREYFLTWTQILIDALSTDDLSSILQNYDETWSGL, encoded by the exons ATGCTGTCATCAGAGGACTTTGCACAAATAGGTCCACCTATAAAAAAGACTAATGAGATCTTTGAGAGAGATCTAgtttgtgcttttcttcagaGGTTGATGATGTTAGATTATAGAGCCAGATACATCACTGTTCAGCAAGAAAGCTCTGATGTGAACAATTCACAGCCTGTTCAAGTGTCTGACAGTGCTGTTACAGATGACGATGACTTAGATGCTCTTTTTACAACTAATGTAGACACAGATCAGTCAAAAGAGAATCATGTGCACCCAATGGATGTTCAAATGGCAGTATTTCACTGCTCAGACAGCTTccttaaacagaaaatgatcacaAAGTTGTCACAGTGTCAGTATGCCTTACCACTGCTTGTTCCTGATCCTTTCTCAGCAAATCTTGAGTGTCCTTTGTGGACGTTCagacaaataacaaaaacatggaaaataagcacaaacaaagaaaatgcaacCACTGTCACCATGAAAAGCATGCCAATCTACAAAGCTGAGACTCCCATGGTTTCATTTTTCAGACTGGGCTCCATGTCTTTGTCCAAATCTCAGCTGATGAATGCCTTGGTCAACGACCGCCATGACACATTCTTCCACAGAAACTGTAAAG GCAGCACCAAATCTCGTCATTTGATGGATGGCGTGGCAGAGATTGCCTGGTACTGccctgctggaaaagacaatgATTTCTTTACTGACTGCATTGCCTTCTGTAATCTTCATGGGGATTCTCTAGAAATTGGAAAACAGCGTGAAATCCTGACTGAAATGTCATCAGTCATTGTTGTTCTTGTGCCAACTCTGGAAAAATGCCAGGAAAGTACTGCAGTTATTTCTATGCTTTACAAGTCTTCAAAGCCTCTAATCATCCTCAATGCAGACAATGATTGTAATGCAGTTCGGGTGAAAcctcaaaaatacaaactagGGCTGAAAGAAAGAAGCCAGTCGGATGTTTCTGAAGAACtaaaaaagattataaaaaGCCTTTTGTCTGAACCCCACACATCCTTCCGGCTGGAAACTATGGCCAAAGTCTCTGGGATCATAGTGGATGAAGATCAGAAAATCTGCCAGAATGGGAAATCTGCTGCAATGGAAATAGTTGAATTGATTGAAAAGATGGACGTTGCCAAAATCAAAGATAAATTTCTTCCCTGCCAAGGTCAACTTTGGTCCAACTGGTGCAAAATCAATAAAGAGCTGCATCat ctaaaggGAGAcattgagaaagaaaaaggtcAGAAGAGTCACCAGCTGATGGAACTACGAGAGAAACAGTGTGATGTGTCCGACAGTAAACTGATGAGGTTGTTCACTCAGAGGCTCCAGAGTTTGCCaccaaaagaaagagaataTTTCCTGACATGGACTCAGATCCTTATAGATGCCCTCTCCACAGATGATCTCTCTTCAATTCTCCAAAACTATGATGAAACCTGGTCAGGTCTGTAA
- the LOC116735120 gene encoding interferon-induced very large GTPase 1-like, with the protein MKMSFGGVYQAVKMAFATHEEQELIRSFINEVEQKYLAAIKSKPVATRGFTSTYLKEVAQNIKSEIETMGSQRKYVFKKEFTVDLSLYVFDSAEGWLLNSHKIYRDNNDAQTYLDNKKNEYYNIFRSFCKGSSSAVVFGKIMCEKLKVSAVEAVCNKTGVHIAGEMRSNFPGLNESRLNLEKHVLASLAEKEDFSRFISYIRNPRAQVEAFIKEEVKTYMFTTQKVKAQTILKKNVDDITRVISQALFEATEKFKHRKGNIEKWVEEFSSKLKPNLTLDTISCQNFSDINNFEFLKEEIEKSLKSITTEMSKLSLEKVNDCRQKPDQILIDQLCNCCWERCPFCAAVCTNTVKDHSPQEHSVPFHRPNGVKGWHYRGTVDLVIDFCTTLVASDGAFYPDAGSKKAVPYKQYPTAGEKYASWSITANASILAYWQWFICRFQKELEDYYNLKFQGYGEIPQQWRNFSKKHAIESLDEMCSL; encoded by the coding sequence ATGAAGATGAGCTTTGGAGGTGTCTATCAAGCTGTTAAAATGGCTTTTGCTACACATGAAGAACAGGAACTGATCAGATCATTCATTAATGAGgttgaacaaaaatatcttGCAGCTATTAAGAGCAAACCTGTTGCAACAAGAGGCTTTACATCAACTTACTTGAAGGAAGTGgctcaaaacataaaatctgaaatagaAACAATGGGATCTCAGAGAAAATATGTATTCAAGAAGGAGTTTACAGTTGACCTTTCACTGTATGTGTTTGATAGTGCAGAAGGTTGGCTATTAAACTCTCACAAGATCTACAGAGACAACAATGATGCTCAGACTTATTTGGACAACAAGAAAAATGAGTATTACAACATTTTCAGAAGCTTCTGCAAAGGAAGTTCATCTGCTGTGGTGTTTGGAAAAATTATGTGTGAAAAACTCAAAGTCTCTGCTGTTGAAGCCGTCTGTAACAAGACTGGAGTTCATATTGCTGGAGAGATGAGGTCCAATTTCCCAGGACTCAATGAGAGCAGACTGAATTTAGAGAAACATGTGTTAGCATCTCTGGCAGAGAAAGAAGACTTTAGCAGGTTCATCAGCTACATCAGAAATCCAAGAGCTCAAGTAGAGGCTTTCATCAAAGAAGAAGTAAAGACATACATGTTCACGACACAGAAAGTTAAAGCCCAGACTATCCTGAAGAAAAATGTAGACGATATCACCAGAGTTATCAGTCAGGCTTTGTTTGAAGCAACAGAGAaattcaaacacagaaaaggaaacataGAAAAGTGGGTGGAGGAATTTTCTAGTAAACTGAAGCCAAATTTGACACTTGATACCATTAGTTGTCAAAACTTCAGTGACATAAACAATTTTGAATTTCTTAAAGAAGAGATAGAGAAAAGCCTGAAAAGCATCACAACAGAGATGAGCAAACTCTCCCTGGAAAAAGTGAATGACTGCAGGCAGAAGCCTGATCAGATCCTGATTGATCAGCTGTGTAACTGCTGCTGGGAAAGGTGTCCATTCTGTGCTGCTGTTTGCACAAACACTGTGAAGGACCACAGTCCTCAGGAACACAGCGTTCCTTTTCATCGACCAAATGGGGTTAAAGGCTGGCATTACAGAGGAACAGTTGATCTGGTCATTGATTTCTGTACCACGTTAGTTGCAAGTGACGGAGCCTTTTACCCTGATGCTGGCTCGAAGAAGGCTGTTCCTTATAAACAGTACCCAACTGCAGGAGAAAAGTATGCTTCATGGAGCATTACAGCTAATGCCTCCATTCTGGCCTACTGGCAATGGTTCATCTGCCGCTTTCAAAAGGAATTAGAAGACTACTATAATTTGAAATTTCAGGGTTACGGAGAAATTCCTCAGCAATGGAGAAACTTCAGTAAGAAGCATGCTATTGAAAGTCTGGATGAAATGTGTAGTTTGTGA